The genomic interval catagacggaagcccaccaggctcccctgtccctgggattctccaggcaagaacactggaatggggtgccatttccttctccaaggcatgaaagtgaaagtgaagtcactcagtcatgtccaactctttgtgaccccgtggagtgcggcctaccaggctcctctgtccatgggattttccaagcaagagtactggaatggggtgccattgccttctccgagacatcTAGCAGGACCTCTGAAATAGAAGACAGAcagcaaaacaaaaggaaaaggcaatctggagaaagaaaagacaacattttttaaaaaaaaactgtctttagAGAACAGAATGTATACAGTAAAGaagagggacttcctggtggctcagtgataaagaatccacctggcaattcagcatccctaggttgggaagatcccctggaaaaggcactccaggattcttgcctgggaaatcccacgaacagaggcacctggtgggctatggcccatggggctgcaaaagaatcaaatatgactagagactaaacaacaacaataataaagaagGACACAGTGCTATTAAAAATAAGGGAATGTTGAGAGAAAAAAGGCaattctcagaaaataaaaatatgatggaaattacaaactccattttagagataaagtTGGGGAAATCTCTCAGAAGGAACAGCAGAAAAGATGAAGCTATAGAAAACAGCttccaaaggcaaaaataaagaaataatgtgGTCAGTATAACATTTGAATAACAAACTTTCCAAAAAGAGGGACTAGAGGAAACTCAGAGGAGGGGAAGCAAGAGTGAAATAACTCATGAAAATTTACTAGGACCAAAGGATATATGTTTTCAGATTGAAATGGTGCTTTGAGGATAAAAGCAGACCTATGCCAAGACACATTAAAGTGAGATTTTAGAACACTGGGTAAAGACAAGACATTACATCTTCTAGAGCaggagagaaaaacaggaaaccGAGAAAAGATCAGGAATCAGAATTACTTTAGATTTCTACATAGCAATGCTGGAAGCAAGAAGACAATGGAAGAATGCCTTCAAAATCTTAAAGTAAAACAATTTCTAACCTAGAATTACATAcctatgtgcttagttgctcagtcgtgtccgaatctttgcaaccctatggacgatagcccaccaggctcctctgtccatggagaatctccaagcaagaatactagagtgggttgccacgccctcctcctccaggggatcttcccaacccagagtttgaacccaggtttcctacattgcaggcagattctttcctgtctgagccaccagggaagcccaaaaatactgtagtaggtagtctatcccttttctaggggatcttcctgacccaggaatcaaaccagggtctcctgcatttcaggaggattgtttaccagttgagctaccagggaagccttggcatTCTATACCTATACAGACTATTAAATCAAGTGGGAGggtaaattgaaaaataattcagacatACAGGATctcaaaaaaaattcttccatgcATCCTTTTTTAGGAAGCTGCTGAAGGAGTTTCCACCACAAGAACTGTGTAAACcaagacagggcttcccaggtgactcattggtaaagaatccacctgccaaagcaggagacatgggtttggcccctggattgggaagatcctctggagaaggaaatggaaccccctccagtattcttgcctgggaaatcccattcacagaggagcctagagggctaaaGTCCTTGGTGtcggaaaagagtcagacacagtttagcTATTCAACactaaaaacaaaccaagaaagaGGACATGAGATTGGAAGATGGTGCTCtggtgcaggagacaagagagggAAATCTTTCTAGAATAACAGCAAGAGGATCTCCCAGGACAATAACTGTACCCAGTGTAAAGAGTAACTGGTAGGCAGTAAAAATATCCCCCAAAGATGTCTAGGTCTTAATTCCATAATATGTCCTCATTCCTAATACTTGTAAATACATTATGCTACATGGAGAGAGAGAATTAAGATTGCAGATAGAATTAAACTTGCTAATCAATTTACCTTAGAATAGGAAGATTATTCTGGATTTCCAGTAAGCCTAATGTAATCACAAAGTTTCTGATGGATGTGGGAAGGAGTAGAGTCAGTATCATAGTGATGCAATGGGAGAGAGACTCAACCAGCCATTTCTAACTTTGAAGACAAAAGAGAGCCACAAGGCAAGAAATGCAAGCAGCCTCTTGAAGCTGGAAAAGACTAGAAAACAGGTTCTCTGTGAGAGCCTCTAGAAAATAACACagccttgctgacaccttgattttagccccgTGAGACCTGTTtcagatttctgacctccagaagtATAAGACAATACATTTGTGTTGTGTTAAGCCACTGAATTTCTGGCCATTTGTTACGGCAGCCACAGGAACTCATACAGCAATCAATTCAAGTTCGATCCTGGCATGTAGAGTTAACTGTTGTCACCATTATCCTATATATCTTACTGCAACTTCTGGGGGATGCGTCCTACCTgagtaagagaaacagaagagaaattaaaaaataagagaccATGGATCTAGGGACACACTGAGGACCCACCTGGTCGCTGCGGGAGACCCCGTAGCGCAGCTCATTGACGAAATGCTCGCAGTTGGCGCAGAGCACATGGTAGAAATACTCGTGGCCCGCCAGCTTCTCTGCCAGCTGGACGATtttgctgggagggaatgggttGTACTTGTCATCGTGCTTGTTGTTGACCTTGTACGGATCTTTGCCAACCACGTCACACAGCCGCTCCTTCTTTACTCTGGCCTTGTCGGCCAAGGAAGACCCGATAGTGGACCAACCAATTCCAGAGATTTTGCCTGTGGATTCAGGGTGAGGAACACGATTGGTCTTGGGCCAGCAGGAGCCTAGCATCCACCACATCCACAATGGTATGAGCAGATGAGTCAGGGTCAGAGCTATGTGGCTTTGGATA from Bos indicus x Bos taurus breed Angus x Brahman F1 hybrid chromosome 29, Bos_hybrid_MaternalHap_v2.0, whole genome shotgun sequence carries:
- the LOC113886390 gene encoding HRAS-like suppressor 3 isoform X2, encoding MASPKPQLGDLIEIVRGPYSHWAVYVGGGYVVHLAPLSKISGIGWSTIGSSLADKARVKKERLCDVVGKDPYKVNNKHDDKYNPFPPSKIVQLAEKLAGHEYFYHVLCANCEHFVNELRYGVSRSDQVIDAVPAAIIMILNLLYKITPKSRS